From a single Bacteroidota bacterium genomic region:
- a CDS encoding FG-GAP-like repeat-containing protein — MKAQIAGSDSVCIGYAAAYKMTPVPGTVSYLWTVPAGTFISYGQNTDSIYVIFGTTSGAVTVKPLDISGNGTTYVKNVFLRPKPNVRGVISPGDYVCAKSPITLTGTGANAYTWNNGVINGVSFPAPLTDNDDLMAFQSHFFTLNNPQSITSGDLDGDGKRDVIVGSYSTNTISVFRNKYGSTLVPIVDSFLEAKVNFTTGNGPQGIEIADMDGDTKNDIVVLNYLGNTVSVFRNMGLAGAINTASFATKVDFATGTNPLNLVIRDVDGDGRKDIITVNQGGNTVSVLRNTGVGGIISSSFSTRVDFAVGALPFDIAMTDMNDDGKEDIIVTNSTSNTISILQNNSTSGAINSSSFASKVDFVTGNYPYNIAVADIDRDNKKDVVITNLFVNTISVFKNIHTTGTLTTSSLQAKVDFNTNAYPSSLLVEDIDGDEKNDIAVSSDVGLIKIHRNAGLKNVINANSFLDTLTYPIGTGSFELTSGDLDNDGIKELLITNINNNIFKVFKSVYKAYKVTGTDTYGCTDTDVVSVRLKRTPVVKDSTELETICKGSSTLLKAKGADTYVWSPAFGLNSTNGANVIASPTFDTTYIVTGSYTNGCSSKDSVRIKVKPLPVITITASAMAVCALTPLTLTASGANAYIWVTGNTNGVPFNPSSSGTYTVVGVDTNGCRKSENIYITVYKKPVLSVSFFPSDSVCKGSPVVLSGAGASTYTWDAGVSNGLPFIPVSVFGSYTVTGTDTNGCTNTKSVVVFVKPLPLVEANVTPGNVICAGQSIYLNATGATKYTWDSGVVSGTAIIPAFTQKYKVIGTDTISGCSNTDSVTVTVNQLPIVGASTFPADSICKGTSVTLTGTGAKTYTWNKNVNNGVSFSPLLTDTYTVTGTDSNGCSNSYNQTVKVNSLPVISAVVAPDSIVCKGSSIVLNGVGTHKYSWSDNVINGEPFVVKQTKQFTVIGTDTTTGCTNMVNKLVTVKIAPLSIIANPAGTVCIGDSVTLTAQGANTFTWDKGVINGKAFIVTATNQYKLVGTDNVSGCTDTLIQTVNTFVPAVLSVEQVPADKVCSGTFVKLIGSGAHLYTWSDDIINDHYFAINNAHTYTLTAVDFNNCKSTITKTINVLPKPTITINVVPSAVVCAGTLVKLSGVGAKTYTWNGGITNNTYFLPVGNTQYTITGTDSNGCTNTANQTVKANAAPAILTQPTGVSASEGSNAKFSLVVSGSSVLYQWQIKTGNNYINLSNNAKYAGVNSNELTITNVSLTQNNEMYRCYINSNSCADTSNYAYLSVSKMGTQELLSNAYISVYPNPTSGKIVLKHFSKEPLKYTIHDELGRTILTDEASQEETAIDLSHLAAGVYFMYTDMNTKEPFKLVKY, encoded by the coding sequence ATGAAAGCTCAGATTGCTGGTAGCGATTCTGTTTGTATAGGTTATGCTGCTGCTTATAAAATGACTCCTGTACCTGGAACGGTTTCTTATTTATGGACAGTGCCAGCGGGCACCTTTATTAGCTACGGACAAAATACAGATTCTATTTATGTAATATTTGGAACTACTTCAGGAGCTGTAACCGTTAAACCTTTAGATATATCCGGCAATGGAACTACATATGTAAAAAATGTTTTTTTAAGACCGAAACCAAATGTGCGGGGGGTAATTAGTCCCGGTGATTACGTTTGTGCTAAATCACCTATAACTTTAACAGGTACAGGAGCGAATGCTTATACGTGGAATAATGGTGTAATAAATGGAGTTTCTTTTCCTGCACCATTAACAGATAATGATGATTTAATGGCTTTTCAAAGCCATTTTTTTACTTTAAATAATCCGCAAAGCATAACCAGTGGCGATTTAGATGGCGATGGTAAAAGAGATGTAATAGTGGGTAGTTACAGCACTAATACCATATCAGTATTCCGCAATAAATATGGATCAACTTTAGTGCCTATTGTAGATAGCTTTTTAGAAGCCAAAGTTAATTTTACAACAGGCAATGGCCCGCAGGGAATAGAAATAGCAGATATGGATGGTGATACCAAGAATGACATAGTGGTATTAAATTATTTGGGTAACACCGTTTCTGTTTTCAGGAATATGGGTTTAGCCGGTGCAATTAATACAGCTTCATTTGCCACAAAGGTTGATTTTGCAACAGGAACTAATCCGCTGAATTTAGTAATCCGCGATGTAGATGGCGATGGGAGAAAGGATATTATTACTGTTAACCAGGGAGGCAATACTGTTTCTGTTTTGCGTAATACAGGTGTAGGAGGTATTATAAGCAGTAGTTTTTCTACCAGGGTTGATTTTGCTGTGGGAGCTTTACCTTTTGATATTGCTATGACTGATATGAACGATGATGGCAAAGAGGATATTATAGTAACCAATTCCACCAGCAATACCATTTCTATTCTGCAAAACAATAGCACTTCAGGTGCCATTAACAGCAGTTCTTTCGCCAGCAAAGTTGATTTTGTTACAGGCAACTACCCTTATAATATAGCGGTAGCTGATATTGACAGGGACAATAAAAAAGATGTAGTAATTACTAATCTTTTTGTTAATACCATTTCAGTATTTAAAAATATACATACCACAGGCACTCTTACTACAAGTTCCCTACAAGCTAAAGTCGATTTTAATACCAATGCATATCCCAGCTCCTTATTAGTGGAAGATATAGATGGTGATGAAAAAAATGATATAGCCGTATCGAGCGATGTAGGACTCATTAAAATACACAGGAATGCAGGGCTGAAAAATGTGATCAATGCTAACTCATTTTTAGATACCTTAACATATCCCATAGGTACCGGATCGTTCGAATTAACTTCAGGTGATCTGGATAATGATGGCATCAAGGAATTATTAATTACCAATATAAACAATAACATATTCAAGGTTTTTAAATCAGTTTATAAAGCATATAAAGTTACAGGCACTGATACTTATGGTTGTACTGATACAGATGTAGTAAGTGTTCGTTTAAAGAGAACACCTGTTGTAAAGGATAGCACTGAATTAGAGACTATATGCAAAGGATCAAGTACATTATTGAAAGCAAAAGGTGCTGATACTTATGTGTGGAGTCCTGCATTTGGATTGAATTCTACCAATGGGGCAAATGTGATTGCATCACCCACTTTTGATACCACTTATATTGTAACAGGCTCTTATACCAACGGTTGTTCAAGTAAAGATAGCGTAAGAATAAAGGTGAAGCCGCTGCCTGTTATTACTATAACAGCATCAGCCATGGCCGTTTGTGCGCTTACTCCTTTAACACTGACTGCATCAGGTGCCAATGCTTATATATGGGTAACGGGCAATACCAACGGAGTACCTTTTAATCCTTCCAGTTCTGGTACTTATACAGTTGTAGGTGTTGATACCAATGGTTGCCGGAAATCAGAAAATATATATATTACGGTTTATAAAAAACCTGTTTTAAGTGTTAGTTTTTTTCCATCCGACTCTGTTTGTAAAGGCTCTCCTGTTGTTTTGTCAGGGGCGGGAGCAAGCACTTATACCTGGGATGCAGGTGTTAGCAACGGGCTTCCGTTTATTCCCGTATCAGTTTTTGGTTCATACACTGTTACAGGAACTGATACCAACGGTTGTACCAATACAAAATCAGTTGTTGTTTTTGTAAAACCATTGCCACTTGTAGAGGCAAATGTTACACCGGGCAATGTTATTTGTGCCGGACAATCTATTTATTTAAATGCTACTGGCGCTACAAAATATACTTGGGATTCAGGTGTTGTAAGTGGTACAGCCATTATACCCGCATTTACCCAAAAGTATAAAGTTATAGGAACTGATACAATTAGTGGGTGTTCCAATACGGATTCTGTTACAGTTACCGTCAATCAATTGCCTATAGTTGGTGCGAGTACTTTTCCTGCCGATAGTATATGCAAAGGCACATCAGTAACACTAACAGGTACAGGTGCAAAAACATATACATGGAATAAAAATGTAAACAATGGTGTTAGCTTTAGTCCTTTATTGACCGATACATATACCGTAACCGGAACCGATAGCAACGGCTGTAGCAATAGCTATAACCAAACGGTTAAAGTAAATTCATTACCCGTAATAAGTGCTGTTGTTGCGCCTGATTCTATTGTATGTAAAGGATCATCCATTGTATTAAATGGTGTTGGAACACATAAATACAGTTGGTCAGATAATGTAATTAATGGAGAGCCATTTGTTGTTAAGCAAACAAAACAATTTACAGTAATAGGGACTGATACTACAACAGGCTGTACCAATATGGTAAACAAATTGGTTACAGTTAAAATAGCGCCATTAAGTATAATAGCCAATCCTGCAGGTACAGTTTGTATTGGCGACTCTGTAACATTGACCGCACAGGGAGCCAATACGTTTACGTGGGATAAAGGAGTTATAAATGGAAAAGCATTTATAGTTACCGCTACTAATCAATACAAACTGGTTGGTACTGATAATGTAAGTGGATGTACTGATACCCTTATACAAACAGTAAATACTTTTGTACCTGCTGTATTAAGTGTGGAGCAGGTGCCTGCCGATAAAGTTTGTTCTGGTACTTTTGTTAAACTGATAGGTTCTGGTGCGCACTTATATACCTGGAGCGATGATATTATTAACGATCATTATTTTGCCATCAATAATGCGCATACTTATACGCTTACTGCTGTCGATTTCAATAATTGTAAAAGCACAATTACCAAAACAATAAATGTATTGCCTAAACCAACCATCACTATCAATGTGGTGCCAAGTGCTGTAGTATGTGCCGGTACTTTGGTTAAATTGTCAGGTGTAGGTGCAAAAACATATACATGGAATGGTGGCATTACCAACAACACTTATTTTTTACCGGTGGGTAATACCCAATATACCATAACAGGAACAGATAGCAATGGTTGTACCAATACCGCTAACCAAACAGTAAAAGCTAATGCTGCTCCCGCTATTTTAACACAGCCAACAGGTGTTTCTGCCAGCGAAGGCAGTAATGCTAAATTTAGTTTAGTAGTGAGCGGAAGCAGTGTCTTGTATCAATGGCAAATAAAAACAGGTAATAATTATATAAACCTAAGTAACAATGCCAAGTATGCGGGAGTTAATAGCAATGAATTAACTATTACCAATGTTTCTCTGACACAAAACAATGAAATGTATAGGTGTTATATTAATAGCAACAGTTGTGCTGATACCAGCAACTA